CGAACGACGAAGCGCACCAGGTACTCGCCGGGCGGGAGATCGAGCGTGTTTCTGTAGGTGATGCCGCCTTTCTCGATCATGTCCACCGCCTCGGGCGGGAGCGTCCGGTTGACTGTTTGCGCAAATTGGCCAGCGACAGCTCCATCTTTCGTGCGGGCAACAGCGGCGAACTCTACGTTCAACTTTCTCTGCTCAGCATTCAGCACGTTGGCGCTGGGCAGAACTTGTATGAAGAAAGAGTTTGCAATTTTGTTCCCTTTACGTTGAGTTGTCGTCCATTGGCCCTTGAATGGGACCCCTGCGTCGAGCAGCAGGGATTGCACGGCTGTGCTCATATCCAAGTCGCGAGTCTGTGATGGGTCGGGCAGCGGAAAGAGGAATCCATTGCGGGCGCGTACATTCGCACCCTTTTCATCGACCTTGACCTGCAGCTTATGCCATCCTTCTTTTGTGTTCTTCGAGTCGACGTAGAAGCCCACCATGTAATAATCTCGCGAATCGTCCAGGGCTTCCTTGAAACAGCTAGAGAGTTCGGGACGGTTATAGCACGGCTTTCCCCCGGTACCTGCAGCGAGGCGCTCAAACGTTGTGAGAACGTCCTGATTCATTTCTTGCCGTGCGTTTTTTTCAGCGTACGTTGGCGAGTACTTGTGGCTGGGGTCCATCGCATCCCACGCCGTGTTGACCAGACCGCGAGCGTCCACCGGGTACATCGCAATATTGGCCGCGCTGAGCAGTTGAGTTGTGTAAGCGTCCAGCGCAGTGGCTTCACCAATCTGACTGAAGTCATATCGCACGGCAGACCGGCCCTGACGTACGACAGATGAGAACGGGTATCCGGAACTGGCCCACACCAGGGACTTGCGTCCAGGCAGGCCCGTTAGAGAGAGTGCCACCTGTTGAAGGGCCTCGAGCGAATTGATGCGTGCATTTCGCTCCTGGAACGCGATCATGTTCTGTTCCTGGTCCTTTGTATTGTCGAGTGTCTGGAGGTAACGGGCAACCTCATCGGCGGAAAGGTTACCCATTGCCGCCTCAGAGAGGACGACGTTTTCACGCTCCTGTAAAGTCTCGTCCAGATTGACGCTGCTCTGTTCGGATTTGCCGACGCCCTTCGTCGAGCGCTCCAGGGCCGCCGCCAACGCCCTCGGGTCGGTAGTGAAATCCTGCAGCATGCGAATGCCGTTCAGTTCGATGGAGATCAATCGAATCGGTTCGCCGGTATCGGCCGTGTGCATAAGAAAGGTGGTCAACCCTTGCCGGACCCGATTCATGTCCATGGCGCCAGTGTTAATGCGATCAATGGCGATGATCGTGTAACGAGCGGTTTCGGGATTGCCTGTCAGTTGGTTCGTAAACTCGTGCGGGCCGACCGGCGCTTGCTGCAAGCGCTGGGTCGTGGTGCGGACCTCGTCGAATACAGCTATCTTTTGTGGCTTTCCGTCCTCCAGCACCGTGAAGGCACCCTCCTTCAACCCGGGAACGTGTTCGTTATGGTCGCGAACCTGCACCGGCACCAGAACGAGATTGGTCTGCACCCGGATACTTGGCGTTTGACCGGGTGCCTGCGCGAAAGCGCCGAGGGTGACCAGAAGAGCGATTGAGATAAGGGGTGCGCGATATTGGGCCATGGGCAAACACCTTTCGGTGACATCGAAGCATAATGCGACTTCATGCTGGTTGCAAAGGTGAAGTAACACAAAATCTGTAGGTGGATGCTACGTACCTTGAGCGGTGTTGACCGCGGGAACTGACGTTTCCTCCGCAGAGTAGAACGGCT
The window above is part of the Terriglobia bacterium genome. Proteins encoded here:
- a CDS encoding VWA domain-containing protein, with the translated sequence MAQYRAPLISIALLVTLGAFAQAPGQTPSIRVQTNLVLVPVQVRDHNEHVPGLKEGAFTVLEDGKPQKIAVFDEVRTTTQRLQQAPVGPHEFTNQLTGNPETARYTIIAIDRINTGAMDMNRVRQGLTTFLMHTADTGEPIRLISIELNGIRMLQDFTTDPRALAAALERSTKGVGKSEQSSVNLDETLQERENVVLSEAAMGNLSADEVARYLQTLDNTKDQEQNMIAFQERNARINSLEALQQVALSLTGLPGRKSLVWASSGYPFSSVVRQGRSAVRYDFSQIGEATALDAYTTQLLSAANIAMYPVDARGLVNTAWDAMDPSHKYSPTYAEKNARQEMNQDVLTTFERLAAGTGGKPCYNRPELSSCFKEALDDSRDYYMVGFYVDSKNTKEGWHKLQVKVDEKGANVRARNGFLFPLPDPSQTRDLDMSTAVQSLLLDAGVPFKGQWTTTQRKGNKIANSFFIQVLPSANVLNAEQRKLNVEFAAVARTKDGAVAGQFAQTVNRTLPPEAVDMIEKGGITYRNTLDLPPGEYLVRFVVRDNLTGRTGAANSFLKVQ